One Brassica napus cultivar Da-Ae chromosome C4, Da-Ae, whole genome shotgun sequence genomic region harbors:
- the LOC111205569 gene encoding uncharacterized protein LOC111205569: MCVLDKVFENGGIWVGDLSTQDNMLPLLTALTFWFTSKVLTTSLTKILSRIKELPLYCIFFLVFQAAFKLYFPAVYFYLITYKLSPYTLHLMCRSKQIAKLSKTLGVPYVPVTASDQEKIMASVITVMKEFIDVRKDKK, encoded by the exons ATGTGTGTATTAGATAAAGTGTTTGAAAACGGTGGAATATGGGTTGGTGATCTTTCGACTCAAGACAACATGTTACCTCTACTGACAGCCTTAACTTTCTGGTTCACATCCAAG GTCCTCACCACAAGCCTGACAAAGATTTTATCCAGAATCAAGGAACTCCCTTTGTATTGCATTTTCTTTCTTGTGTTCCAAGCtgcatttaaattatatttcccG GCAGTGTACTTTTACTTGATCACATATAAGCTATCTCCATACACATTACACCTGA TGTGTAGATCCAAACAAATAGCAAAGTTGAGCAAGACACTCGGGGTGCCATATGTTCCAGTAACGGCCTCTGATCAGGAAAAGATCATGGCGAGCGTGATAACTGTTATGAAGGAGTTTATTGATGTGAGGAAAGACAAGAAATGA